A DNA window from Allokutzneria albata contains the following coding sequences:
- a CDS encoding sensor histidine kinase — MDKARFWARYGQFVLVVIGYTVLALATLFWVLIDDGKDRAPLVFALVGVAALWLSVGTLLRTRPDFSPRRNTTGWLAGRPGLGLVFYCGLLVTIFALVSVSPIFAIFGALGYPYAYALFPAHWAVFAVGVASIVGLTAQTGLTAFQQTSPFIVLVNVAVPLAFAGWAAGGESQKRQAAIRELTEVNERLEAAMRVNAGLQAQLLEQAREAGVTEERQRMAREIHDTIAQGLTGIITQLQAADGDPAQRRRHLDNAATLARESLREARRSVHAVRPEALESARLPDALADVVRQWSKINGVPAEFTSTGSARPLHADVEVALLRTAQEALANVAKHANAGRVGLTLSYMEDVVTLDVRDDGVGFSSTVDSSGFGLTSMRQRVGGVSGTLAVESEPGSGTAISATVPAIPVGGQR; from the coding sequence GTGGACAAGGCGCGGTTCTGGGCGAGGTACGGCCAGTTCGTGCTGGTCGTGATCGGGTACACCGTGCTCGCCTTGGCCACCCTGTTCTGGGTGCTGATCGACGACGGGAAGGACCGGGCGCCCCTGGTGTTCGCCCTGGTCGGAGTGGCCGCGCTGTGGTTGTCGGTCGGTACGCTGCTGCGCACCCGGCCGGACTTCTCGCCCCGGCGCAACACGACCGGCTGGCTGGCCGGGCGGCCCGGGCTCGGCCTGGTGTTCTACTGCGGGCTGCTCGTGACGATCTTCGCGCTGGTCTCGGTCTCGCCGATCTTCGCGATCTTCGGCGCTCTCGGCTACCCCTACGCGTACGCGCTGTTCCCGGCGCACTGGGCGGTCTTCGCGGTCGGGGTGGCCTCGATCGTCGGGCTCACGGCGCAGACCGGCCTGACCGCGTTCCAGCAGACCTCGCCGTTCATCGTGCTGGTCAACGTCGCGGTCCCGCTGGCCTTCGCCGGCTGGGCCGCGGGCGGGGAGAGCCAGAAGCGGCAGGCGGCCATCCGCGAGCTGACCGAGGTCAACGAACGCCTCGAAGCCGCGATGCGGGTCAACGCCGGACTCCAGGCGCAGCTGCTGGAGCAGGCGCGCGAGGCCGGGGTCACCGAGGAACGGCAGCGGATGGCGCGCGAGATCCACGACACCATCGCGCAGGGGCTCACCGGGATCATCACGCAGCTCCAGGCCGCGGACGGCGATCCGGCGCAGCGGCGACGGCACCTCGACAACGCCGCGACGCTGGCCCGGGAGAGCCTGCGGGAGGCGCGGCGCTCCGTGCACGCCGTGCGGCCGGAAGCGCTGGAGTCGGCCCGGCTGCCCGACGCGCTCGCCGACGTCGTGCGGCAGTGGTCGAAGATCAACGGCGTGCCCGCCGAGTTCACCTCGACCGGCTCCGCGCGGCCGCTGCACGCCGACGTCGAGGTGGCGCTCCTGCGCACGGCCCAGGAGGCGCTGGCCAACGTGGCCAAGCACGCGAACGCGGGGCGGGTGGGGTTGACGTTGTCGTACATGGAGGACGTGGTGACGCTGGACGTCCGGGACGACGGCGTCGGCTTCTCGTCCACAGTAGACAGTTCCGGGTTCGGGCTGACCTCCATGCGGCAGCGGGTCGGCGGGGTGTCCGGCACCCTGGCCGTGGAGTCCGAACCCGGTTCCGGAACGGCGATCTCCGCGACCGTCCCGGCGATTCCCGTTGGAGGGCAGCGTTGA